The following proteins are co-located in the Streptomyces sp. NBC_01198 genome:
- a CDS encoding M14 family zinc carboxypeptidase — translation MSHSTVDAYPGVAGVVAAASAFVRFRPGLCTLRVVGRSREGRPLYLLTVGRDRPRVRNVLVVAGPHSDERVGAASALRIAERVALDPQLHVGSGAAWHFLLCLDPDGTLRSETGPAVRRTPAEHFRHAYRPPADEQPEWAPSIRPPQDQLPESQALTGLIDELRPELQCSLHGNDIGGSWIQLTRDLPGLAEALGKLSAERDVPVQTGTYDALYWRSSGPGVYLMPGPGERAQFDSLPEDVSRSTWIRPHTYGGMTALFEVPMWASPGVSDSSPHPDPARALADVAALLRHQSGLARTMLSEVRQLPPPGADGARLLRIADGLVAMGPRVADEWERLHPSPVRLSRAHVAALDIAARRMSLRAVGALLQLLAASEDPPARLLLLKGVRRLSRWAEDLAAGHGLTWLPVPVQVDLQTETVLTTFRLLR, via the coding sequence GTGAGCCACAGCACGGTCGATGCGTATCCAGGCGTCGCGGGGGTCGTCGCAGCGGCCTCCGCGTTCGTCCGGTTCAGGCCGGGGCTGTGCACCCTGCGGGTGGTCGGCCGGTCGCGGGAGGGCCGCCCGCTGTATCTGCTCACCGTCGGCCGCGACCGCCCCCGGGTTCGCAACGTCCTGGTCGTCGCGGGACCGCACTCCGACGAACGGGTCGGCGCCGCCAGCGCGTTGCGGATCGCGGAACGCGTCGCGCTCGACCCGCAGCTGCACGTCGGCTCCGGCGCCGCCTGGCACTTCCTGCTCTGCCTCGACCCCGACGGCACCCTGCGCAGCGAGACAGGGCCCGCCGTCCGCCGGACCCCCGCCGAGCACTTCCGGCACGCCTACCGGCCGCCGGCCGACGAACAGCCCGAGTGGGCGCCGTCGATCCGCCCGCCGCAGGACCAACTCCCCGAATCCCAGGCGCTCACAGGGCTCATCGACGAGCTGCGCCCGGAGCTGCAGTGCTCGTTGCACGGCAACGACATCGGCGGCAGCTGGATCCAGCTCACCCGGGACCTGCCCGGGCTGGCCGAAGCGCTCGGCAAGCTCTCCGCCGAGCGGGACGTGCCGGTGCAGACCGGGACGTACGACGCCCTGTACTGGCGCTCGTCAGGGCCCGGCGTCTACCTCATGCCCGGGCCCGGCGAACGCGCCCAGTTCGACAGCCTGCCCGAGGACGTCAGCCGGTCCACCTGGATCCGGCCGCACACCTACGGCGGGATGACCGCGCTGTTCGAGGTGCCGATGTGGGCGAGCCCCGGCGTGTCCGACAGCAGCCCGCACCCCGACCCCGCCCGCGCCCTGGCCGACGTGGCGGCCCTGCTGCGGCACCAGTCCGGCCTGGCCCGCACCATGCTCTCCGAGGTACGGCAGCTGCCGCCGCCCGGCGCGGACGGGGCGCGGCTGCTGCGTATCGCGGACGGCCTGGTCGCGATGGGCCCGCGGGTGGCGGACGAGTGGGAGCGGCTGCACCCCTCGCCGGTGCGGTTGTCGCGCGCGCACGTGGCCGCGCTGGACATCGCGGCCCGCCGGATGTCGCTGCGGGCCGTGGGCGCGCTGCTCCAGCTCCTCGCGGCGTCCGAGGACCCCCCGGCCCGGCTGCTGCTCCTCAAGGGCGTGCGGCGGCTGTCCCGCTGGGCGGAAGACCTGGCCGCGGGCCACGGCCTGACCTGGCTTCCGGTGCCGGTCCAGGTCGACCTGCAGACCGAAACGGTCCTCACCACCTTCCGCCTGCTCCGCTGA
- a CDS encoding aminoglycoside phosphotransferase family protein codes for MTSGKGGTAGADGRAGIDAALVRRLIAAQFPQWQGLPVRPVAVDGWDNRTYRLGDAMTVRLPSAAGYVPAVEKENAWLPVLAPHLPVPVPPVLGKGEPGEGYPYPWSVRGWLDGETAVTPDRVGDLTGFAVELAGFLLALQAVDPAGGPAAGAHSFHRGAPPAHYDGETCAALAALDGLVDTGRAAAVWDAALAAGFAGPPVWFHGDIAGGNLLVRDGRLAAVIDFGTSGVGDPACDLVIAWTLFSGESRAAFRRTVAKDPGMWARARGWALWKALISVVQHRDTSPSLAAEHARVITEVLSDAAEPAAA; via the coding sequence GTGACTTCCGGCAAGGGTGGGACAGCGGGTGCGGACGGCCGCGCGGGCATCGACGCGGCACTGGTACGGCGGCTGATAGCGGCGCAGTTCCCGCAGTGGCAGGGGCTGCCGGTGCGGCCGGTTGCGGTCGACGGATGGGACAACCGCACGTATCGGCTGGGCGACGCGATGACCGTACGGCTGCCGAGCGCCGCCGGCTACGTGCCCGCGGTCGAGAAGGAGAACGCCTGGCTGCCGGTGCTCGCGCCGCACCTGCCGGTGCCGGTGCCGCCGGTGCTGGGCAAGGGCGAGCCGGGGGAGGGCTATCCGTACCCCTGGTCGGTGCGCGGCTGGCTGGACGGGGAGACGGCGGTGACTCCCGACCGGGTCGGCGACCTCACCGGCTTCGCGGTCGAGCTGGCCGGCTTCCTGCTGGCGCTGCAGGCCGTCGACCCGGCGGGCGGCCCGGCGGCCGGGGCGCACAGCTTCCACCGGGGCGCCCCGCCCGCCCACTACGACGGCGAGACCTGTGCCGCGCTGGCCGCGCTGGACGGCCTGGTCGACACCGGGCGGGCCGCGGCGGTGTGGGACGCGGCGCTGGCGGCCGGTTTCGCGGGTCCGCCGGTGTGGTTCCACGGCGACATCGCGGGCGGCAACCTGCTGGTCAGGGACGGCCGGCTGGCCGCGGTGATCGACTTCGGCACCTCCGGCGTCGGCGACCCGGCCTGCGACCTGGTCATCGCCTGGACCCTCTTCTCCGGCGAGAGCCGCGCCGCCTTCCGCCGCACGGTCGCCAAGGACCCGGGCATGTGGGCGCGGGCCCGCGGCTGGGCGCTGTGGAAGGCGCTGATCAGCGTGGTCCAGCACCGCGACACCTCGCCGTCGCTGGCCGCCGAGCACGCCCGCGTGATCACCGAGGTGCTGTCCGACGCCGCGGAGCCCGCGGCCGCCTGA
- a CDS encoding M14 family zinc carboxypeptidase codes for MRGPDAYPTVSGVAAAARLLSARHPDLCRMRLAGESRAGRPLWLLSVGHGRRHVLVVAGPHPDEQAGGGAVLWLAEQAVADRHRMADADLTWDFLLCLDPDGTLLNETGPAGPRPPAVHFRHTYRPAAGEQPERAGSFRAAGDELPETYALLAVIDELRPFLQCTLHGTDVGGSSVRLTADIPGLAEPFGKYAAELDIPVQAGTYDTLFWQGSGPGVYVLPPGGGRQQPGGEPAKAGGSTWCRPHRHGGMTALVEVPMWATRRVADAAPHPEPSHAVAVMAARLRKDGAALTATLDRALPVIGSPGEPGSSGAQLLSGVRDAVGAFAALAAEYDRLAADPQPPLTMAQVAALDITSRRIPLRAAGMLLRLLDEQPLGDGDPAAEPGRLRGRLERRLDAGARELVSTLDARWVPVYDQVELQARTVLAAVDRLG; via the coding sequence ATGCGCGGGCCAGACGCGTATCCGACCGTGTCCGGTGTCGCGGCGGCGGCCCGCCTGCTCAGCGCGCGGCACCCGGACCTGTGCCGGATGCGGCTGGCCGGGGAGTCCAGGGCGGGGCGCCCGCTGTGGCTGCTGTCGGTCGGGCACGGCAGGCGGCACGTGCTGGTGGTGGCCGGGCCGCACCCGGACGAGCAGGCCGGCGGCGGCGCGGTGCTGTGGCTGGCCGAGCAGGCGGTCGCCGACCGCCACCGGATGGCCGACGCCGATCTGACCTGGGATTTCCTGCTGTGCCTCGACCCCGACGGCACCCTGCTCAACGAGACGGGACCGGCGGGACCCCGGCCGCCGGCCGTCCACTTCCGGCACACCTACCGCCCGGCCGCCGGTGAACAGCCCGAGCGCGCGGGCTCCTTCCGCGCCGCCGGCGACGAACTCCCTGAGACCTACGCACTGCTGGCCGTCATCGACGAGCTGCGGCCGTTCCTGCAGTGCACGCTGCACGGCACCGACGTCGGCGGCAGTTCGGTGCGGCTGACCGCCGACATCCCGGGCCTGGCTGAGCCGTTCGGGAAGTACGCCGCGGAACTCGACATCCCCGTGCAGGCCGGCACCTACGACACGCTGTTCTGGCAGGGCTCGGGTCCTGGCGTGTACGTGCTGCCGCCCGGCGGCGGGCGGCAGCAGCCCGGCGGTGAGCCGGCGAAGGCGGGCGGCTCCACGTGGTGCCGCCCGCACCGGCACGGCGGGATGACCGCGCTGGTCGAGGTGCCCATGTGGGCCACCCGGCGGGTCGCCGACGCCGCCCCGCACCCCGAACCGTCGCACGCGGTCGCCGTGATGGCCGCGAGGCTGCGCAAGGACGGCGCCGCGCTCACCGCCACCCTGGACCGGGCGCTGCCGGTCATCGGCAGCCCCGGCGAGCCCGGCAGCAGCGGCGCGCAGCTGCTGAGCGGGGTGCGGGACGCGGTCGGCGCGTTCGCGGCGCTCGCCGCGGAGTACGACCGGCTCGCGGCCGACCCGCAGCCGCCGCTGACGATGGCGCAGGTCGCCGCGCTGGACATCACCTCGCGGCGGATTCCGCTGCGGGCGGCCGGGATGCTGCTGCGGCTGCTGGACGAGCAGCCGCTCGGCGACGGCGATCCGGCCGCCGAGCCGGGGCGGCTGCGCGGCCGGCTCGAACGCCGGCTGGACGCGGGTGCGCGGGAGCTGGTGTCGACCCTCGACGCCCGCTGGGTGCCCGTCTACGACCAGGTCGAGCTGCAGGCCAGGACGGTACTCGCAGCCGTCGACCGGCTCGGCTGA
- a CDS encoding ThiF family adenylyltransferase: MTALTERDVGGADAELRRPRIKPEHRAYRTVDGNVRIGSVIYGIGAEITDPDGWIWTLTQLMDGTRSGPRIAAEVTALHPAAVRPETVGAAMGELRQAGFVEDAAAPLPPGLAERDLLRHTRGVALLRWMDLSPRASPWQAQLRLRDASALVLGVGGTGGAAAQILTAAGVGRLHVVDPDTVELSNLNRQLLYGEADIGHPKADAAVAALRALNSDAAVTGERREIRGQDALAALIAEGPPYDVLVLGADRPPEIRRWANRVCLAANLPWVEGGYRGPLVTAGVHVPGSGPCWECQRAGESERRDLRLAPGQDEAATSPRMPWNPASAVTATLSGTLVAHAALALLTGVPPMRPGFRYGVNLMSLGDPVLQRHPRRPDCPACGEAAG, translated from the coding sequence ATGACGGCACTGACCGAGCGGGACGTCGGAGGCGCGGACGCGGAGTTGCGCCGGCCGCGGATCAAACCGGAGCACCGCGCGTATCGGACGGTCGACGGCAACGTCAGGATCGGCAGCGTCATCTACGGTATCGGCGCGGAGATCACCGACCCTGACGGCTGGATCTGGACGCTCACCCAGCTGATGGACGGCACCCGCAGCGGGCCGCGGATCGCGGCGGAGGTCACCGCGCTGCACCCGGCCGCGGTGCGGCCGGAGACGGTCGGCGCGGCGATGGGCGAACTCCGGCAGGCCGGCTTCGTGGAGGACGCGGCGGCCCCGCTGCCGCCCGGCCTGGCCGAACGCGACCTGCTGCGGCACACCCGCGGGGTGGCGCTGCTGCGCTGGATGGACCTCAGCCCGCGGGCCAGCCCCTGGCAGGCGCAGCTGCGATTACGCGACGCCAGTGCCCTGGTGCTCGGCGTCGGCGGTACGGGGGGCGCCGCCGCGCAGATCCTCACCGCGGCGGGGGTCGGGCGACTGCACGTCGTGGACCCCGACACCGTCGAACTGTCCAACCTCAACCGCCAGTTGCTCTACGGCGAGGCCGACATCGGGCACCCCAAGGCCGATGCCGCGGTGGCCGCGCTGCGCGCCCTGAACTCCGATGCGGCCGTCACCGGTGAACGCCGGGAGATCCGCGGCCAGGACGCGCTGGCGGCGCTGATCGCCGAAGGGCCGCCGTACGACGTGCTGGTGCTCGGGGCGGACCGCCCGCCGGAGATCCGCCGCTGGGCGAACCGGGTCTGCCTGGCCGCGAACCTCCCCTGGGTGGAGGGCGGTTACCGCGGCCCGCTGGTCACCGCGGGCGTCCACGTACCTGGTTCCGGGCCGTGCTGGGAGTGCCAGCGGGCCGGCGAGTCCGAGCGCCGCGACCTGCGGCTCGCGCCCGGCCAGGACGAGGCCGCCACCTCGCCGCGGATGCCGTGGAATCCGGCCAGCGCGGTGACCGCGACGCTGTCCGGCACCCTGGTCGCCCATGCCGCCCTCGCACTGCTGACCGGCGTCCCGCCGATGCGCCCCGGCTTCCGCTACGGCGTCAACCTGATGTCCCTGGGCGACCCCGTCCTCCAGCGCCATCCCCGCCGCCCCGACTGCCCGGCCTGCGGGGAGGCCGCGGGGTGA
- a CDS encoding SDR family oxidoreductase — protein MITRPILLTGGTGTLGRHVLPMLRDAGRSVRVLSRRSRESADDGVEYVTGDLHEDTGADAAVAGVHTVLHLAGAAKGDDETTRNLVRAAAGAGVRHLVCISVIGADTVPLGYLRAKLGAERAVIDSGLPWTILRAAQFHDLALTMAKGMTRLPVVPVPSGLRLQPVDVRDVAARLTELALGLPAGRVPDLAGPTVYPMADLLRGYLTASAKRRPLVPFPLPGKAGRAYRSGANLTLEGADTGRRTWEDFLAEQVG, from the coding sequence ATGATCACCCGGCCCATCCTGCTCACCGGCGGCACCGGCACCCTGGGCCGCCACGTCCTGCCGATGCTGCGGGACGCCGGCCGCAGCGTCCGGGTGCTCAGCCGGCGCAGCCGCGAATCGGCGGACGACGGCGTCGAGTACGTCACCGGCGACCTGCACGAGGACACCGGCGCCGACGCGGCGGTGGCCGGCGTGCACACCGTCCTGCACCTGGCGGGCGCCGCCAAGGGCGACGACGAGACCACCAGGAATCTGGTGCGGGCCGCCGCCGGCGCCGGAGTGCGGCACCTGGTCTGCATCTCGGTCATCGGCGCGGACACCGTCCCGCTCGGCTACCTGCGCGCCAAGCTCGGCGCGGAGCGGGCCGTCATCGACTCGGGGCTGCCCTGGACGATCCTGCGGGCCGCGCAGTTCCACGACCTGGCCCTCACGATGGCCAAGGGCATGACCCGGCTCCCCGTCGTCCCGGTGCCTTCCGGCCTGCGCCTCCAGCCGGTGGACGTGCGCGACGTCGCCGCCCGGCTGACCGAGCTGGCGCTGGGGTTGCCCGCGGGCCGGGTGCCCGACCTGGCAGGGCCGACCGTCTACCCGATGGCCGACCTGCTCCGCGGCTACCTGACCGCCAGCGCCAAGCGCCGCCCCCTGGTCCCCTTCCCGCTGCCCGGCAAGGCCGGCCGCGCCTACCGCAGCGGCGCCAACCTCACGCTGGAGGGTGCGGACACCGGGCGCAGGACGTGGGAGGACTTCCTGGCCGAGCAGGTGGGGTGA
- a CDS encoding ArsR/SmtB family transcription factor — MGRRTRPRHRPCRPPPPPTTSRPTRTPLARRSRTRGTPARRSPPGSPPGGPAITTLRFGAADLLRCRFAYSPAFETLAAVRVATGPQPPGHHRRWLARARPAGLDLRPLTLLQPRRGYTPDFLSPPPGGAAGSFADDLARIAATPPEQARAEIARSLAETPGAARTATGRLLLDGDPADVVRLLADLVASAWSALVEPHWPRVRALLEADIAFQTRRLADGGLDRLFAELHPSVRWQDGVLTREHGGADHRELGGEGLVLMPSAFKWDQVVIVLDPPWQPTLIYPARGVGNLWQPATGPGADSAALARLIGRTRARLLTGLAEPAATAWLAHRHGLAPATVSEHLAVLRDAGLVTATRHRHEVRYSRTPLGDTLAATT; from the coding sequence GTGGGGCGCCGTACCCGTCCGCGCCACCGCCCCTGCCGCCCGCCGCCACCCCCGACCACCTCCCGACCGACCCGGACGCCGCTCGCCAGGAGGTCCCGCACCCGGGGCACCCCCGCGAGGAGGTCCCCACCCGGAAGTCCCCCAGGAGGTCCCGCCATCACCACGCTCCGCTTCGGCGCAGCCGACCTGCTGCGCTGCCGTTTCGCCTACTCGCCGGCCTTCGAGACGCTGGCCGCCGTACGGGTCGCGACCGGCCCGCAGCCGCCCGGCCACCACCGGCGCTGGCTCGCCCGCGCGCGCCCCGCCGGGCTCGACCTGCGGCCGCTGACCCTGCTGCAGCCGCGGCGCGGCTACACCCCGGACTTCCTGTCGCCGCCGCCCGGCGGCGCGGCCGGGTCCTTCGCCGACGACCTCGCGCGGATCGCGGCGACGCCGCCGGAGCAGGCCCGCGCCGAGATCGCCAGGTCGCTCGCCGAGACCCCGGGCGCGGCGCGTACCGCGACCGGCCGGCTGCTGCTTGACGGCGACCCGGCGGACGTGGTCCGGCTGCTCGCGGACCTGGTGGCGTCCGCCTGGTCGGCGCTGGTCGAGCCGCACTGGCCGCGGGTCCGGGCGCTGCTCGAAGCGGACATCGCCTTCCAGACGCGGCGGCTGGCCGACGGGGGCCTGGACCGGCTGTTCGCCGAACTGCACCCGTCGGTCCGCTGGCAGGACGGCGTCCTGACCCGCGAGCACGGCGGCGCCGACCACCGCGAACTGGGCGGCGAGGGGCTGGTGCTGATGCCGAGCGCGTTCAAGTGGGACCAGGTGGTGATCGTGCTCGACCCGCCCTGGCAGCCCACGCTGATCTATCCGGCGCGCGGCGTCGGCAACCTGTGGCAGCCCGCCACCGGCCCGGGCGCGGACTCCGCCGCGCTGGCCCGGCTGATCGGCCGCACCCGTGCCCGGCTGCTGACCGGCCTGGCCGAGCCCGCCGCCACCGCCTGGCTCGCCCACCGCCACGGACTCGCCCCGGCGACGGTCTCCGAGCACCTGGCGGTGCTCCGCGACGCCGGCCTGGTCACCGCGACCCGCCACCGCCACGAGGTCCGCTACAGCCGCACCCCGCTGGGCGACACGCTGGCGGCCACGACGTGA
- a CDS encoding aspartate-semialdehyde dehydrogenase — MRIGIVGATGQVGGVVRKVLAERDFPVTELRLFASARSAGRTLPWAGAPGGEVTVEDAGTADYSGLDIVIFSAGGATSRALAEKVAAQGAVVIDNSSAWRRDPDVPLVVSEVNPHALADRPKGIVANPNCTTMAAMPVLQPLHREAGLVALVATTYQAVSGSGLSGVAELHGQARQVVGTADRLTFDGAAVAFPEPAVYARPIAFNVVPLAGSLVDDGSFETDEEQKLRHESRKILEIPGLKVSGTCVRVPVFSGHSLQVNARFARELSVERAYELLAQAPGVELSDIPTPLQAAGRDASYVGRIRRDETVDHGLALFLSNDNLRKGAALNAVQLAELVAAERTSV; from the coding sequence ATGAGGATCGGAATCGTCGGAGCGACCGGGCAGGTCGGCGGAGTCGTACGCAAGGTGCTGGCCGAACGCGACTTCCCGGTGACGGAGCTGCGGCTCTTCGCCTCGGCGCGGTCCGCCGGGCGCACCCTGCCGTGGGCCGGCGCACCCGGCGGCGAGGTCACCGTCGAGGACGCGGGCACCGCCGACTACAGCGGCCTGGACATCGTCATCTTCTCGGCCGGCGGCGCCACCAGCCGCGCCCTCGCGGAGAAGGTCGCCGCGCAGGGTGCCGTGGTGATCGACAACTCCTCCGCCTGGCGGCGCGACCCCGACGTCCCGCTGGTCGTCTCCGAGGTCAACCCGCACGCCCTGGCCGACCGCCCCAAGGGCATCGTCGCCAACCCGAACTGCACCACCATGGCCGCCATGCCGGTGCTGCAGCCGCTGCACCGGGAAGCCGGCCTGGTCGCCCTGGTCGCCACCACCTACCAGGCCGTGTCGGGTTCCGGCCTGTCCGGTGTCGCGGAGCTGCACGGCCAGGCCCGCCAGGTCGTCGGCACGGCCGACCGCCTCACCTTCGACGGCGCCGCCGTCGCCTTCCCCGAGCCCGCCGTCTACGCCCGGCCCATCGCCTTCAACGTCGTCCCGCTCGCCGGGTCCCTCGTCGACGACGGCAGCTTCGAGACCGACGAGGAGCAGAAGCTGCGGCACGAGTCCCGCAAGATCCTGGAGATCCCCGGCCTCAAGGTCTCCGGCACCTGCGTGCGCGTGCCGGTCTTCTCCGGGCACTCGCTCCAGGTCAACGCGAGGTTCGCGCGCGAGCTGAGCGTCGAGCGGGCGTACGAGCTGCTGGCGCAGGCGCCCGGGGTCGAGCTCTCGGACATCCCGACCCCGCTGCAGGCCGCGGGCCGCGACGCCTCGTACGTCGGCCGCATCCGCCGCGATGAGACGGTCGACCACGGGCTGGCGCTGTTCCTGTCCAACGACAACCTCCGCAAGGGCGCCGCGCTGAACGCCGTCCAGCTCGCCGAACTGGTCGCGGCCGAGCGCACCTCCGTCTGA
- a CDS encoding sigma-70 family RNA polymerase sigma factor — translation MQQDAALAGLFEEQRPRLRSVAYRMLGSAAEADDAVQEAWLRLARTGAGDIDSLPAWLTTVVARLCLNMLRARVTRREDPLDDTVPEPADEAGADPEQEALLAESVGLAMLVVLDTLAPAERVAFVLHDMFAVPFDEIGQMTERTPEAARQLASRARRRVRGAAPAARDAELAEQRRLVEAFLAASRGGDFEALVAVLDPEVVLHADRTAGPTPEPVDVRGRQRVARGASAAAARVAFTEPALVDGSVGLVMAPAGRLRLVLTFAFTGGVITAIDVVADPERLREVRIELL, via the coding sequence ATGCAGCAGGACGCGGCGCTGGCCGGGCTTTTCGAGGAGCAGCGGCCCCGGCTGCGTTCGGTCGCCTACCGCATGCTCGGCTCGGCGGCCGAGGCCGACGACGCGGTCCAGGAGGCCTGGCTGCGGCTGGCCCGGACCGGCGCCGGCGACATCGACAGCCTGCCGGCATGGCTGACCACGGTGGTGGCCAGGCTGTGCCTGAACATGCTCAGGGCCCGCGTCACCCGCCGCGAGGACCCGCTCGACGACACGGTGCCCGAGCCCGCGGACGAGGCCGGCGCCGACCCGGAGCAGGAGGCGCTGCTGGCCGAGTCGGTCGGCCTGGCGATGCTGGTGGTGCTCGACACCCTGGCGCCCGCCGAGCGGGTCGCCTTCGTGCTGCACGACATGTTCGCGGTGCCGTTCGACGAGATCGGCCAGATGACCGAGCGCACCCCTGAGGCGGCCCGCCAGCTCGCCAGCCGGGCCAGGCGCCGCGTCCGGGGGGCGGCGCCGGCCGCCCGGGACGCCGAACTCGCCGAGCAGCGGCGCCTGGTGGAGGCCTTCCTTGCCGCGTCGCGCGGCGGCGACTTCGAGGCCCTGGTCGCGGTGCTCGACCCGGAAGTTGTGCTGCACGCGGACCGGACGGCGGGCCCGACGCCGGAGCCGGTCGACGTCCGCGGCAGGCAGCGGGTGGCGCGCGGCGCGTCGGCCGCCGCGGCCCGGGTCGCCTTCACGGAACCGGCCCTGGTCGACGGCTCGGTCGGCCTGGTCATGGCACCGGCCGGCCGGCTCCGCCTGGTCCTCACCTTCGCCTTCACCGGCGGCGTGATCACCGCGATCGACGTCGTCGCCGACCCGGAGCGGCTGCGCGAGGTACGGATCGAGCTGCTGTAG
- a CDS encoding dihydrodipicolinate synthase family protein gives MTPALYVPLITPFTASGDVAYDALEALAGEVLAGGARGLVALGTTGEPESLDAGERGRVVELVGRVCRRAGARFVVGVGDGRRGLGEWAEPPDAALATVPAFVRPGEAGVVAHFTALAARSPVPLIVYHVPYRTGQPLSARTLRELAAIPGVTGVKYAVGGIDAETVDLLGDRPAGFDVLAGDDLFAPALLALGATGAVLASAHLDTAAWAELAATGDRRLGHRLAARAAALFREPNPTVIKAALHAQGRIPTPDVRLPLLPASPQALAGVRLGT, from the coding sequence ATGACCCCGGCCCTGTACGTACCGCTCATCACCCCGTTCACCGCCTCCGGCGACGTCGCCTACGACGCGCTCGAAGCCCTCGCCGGGGAGGTCCTGGCCGGCGGGGCGCGGGGGCTGGTGGCGCTCGGGACGACCGGGGAGCCGGAGAGCCTGGACGCGGGCGAGCGGGGCAGGGTCGTCGAGCTCGTCGGGCGGGTGTGCCGGCGGGCCGGGGCGCGGTTCGTGGTCGGGGTCGGCGACGGGCGGCGCGGGCTCGGGGAGTGGGCGGAGCCGCCCGACGCGGCCCTGGCGACCGTGCCGGCCTTCGTCCGTCCGGGTGAAGCCGGGGTCGTCGCGCACTTCACCGCACTGGCCGCCCGCAGCCCCGTACCGCTGATCGTCTACCACGTTCCCTACCGCACCGGGCAGCCGCTCTCCGCCCGCACCCTGCGGGAGCTGGCCGCGATCCCCGGCGTGACCGGGGTGAAGTACGCGGTCGGCGGCATCGACGCCGAGACCGTCGACCTGCTCGGCGACCGCCCGGCCGGCTTCGACGTGCTCGCCGGCGACGACCTCTTCGCACCCGCGCTGCTCGCCCTCGGCGCCACCGGCGCCGTCCTGGCCTCCGCGCACCTGGACACCGCCGCGTGGGCCGAGCTGGCCGCCACCGGCGACCGGCGGCTGGGCCACCGGCTCGCGGCGCGGGCCGCCGCGCTCTTCCGGGAGCCCAACCCGACCGTGATCAAGGCGGCGCTGCACGCCCAGGGCCGTATCCCGACCCCTGACGTGCGGCTGCCGCTGCTGCCCGCGAGCCCGCAGGCGCTGGCCGGCGTACGTCTCGGCACCTGA
- a CDS encoding flavin reductase family protein, whose amino-acid sequence MTSQNTVAIDHTRIEPGILYFGTPVVLLSTVNEDGVTPNLAPMSSAFWLGWRCMLGLGARSQTARNLLRERECVLNLPDDRLAGAVDRLALTTGRNPVPPGKAERGYRHERDKFGRAGLTALASETVRPPRAAECPVAMEAVLEATHPLAEDDPEQRGGIIVFEVRIQRVLVHDEIRVPGSADRIDPDRWRPLIMSFQHLYGLGPRVRESTLARIPEQTYRGPDIERSRVAGGGRGALDTRR is encoded by the coding sequence ATGACCTCACAGAACACCGTGGCGATCGACCACACCCGTATCGAGCCCGGCATCCTCTACTTCGGCACCCCCGTCGTGCTCCTGTCGACCGTCAACGAGGACGGCGTCACGCCGAACCTGGCGCCGATGTCGTCGGCCTTCTGGCTGGGGTGGCGGTGCATGCTCGGGCTGGGGGCGCGGTCGCAGACCGCGCGCAACCTGCTGCGGGAGCGGGAGTGCGTGCTCAACCTGCCCGACGACCGGCTGGCCGGTGCGGTCGACCGGCTGGCGCTGACCACCGGGCGCAACCCGGTGCCGCCGGGGAAGGCGGAGCGCGGGTATCGCCACGAGAGGGACAAGTTCGGCCGGGCGGGCCTGACGGCGCTGGCGTCGGAAACCGTACGGCCGCCGCGGGCGGCGGAGTGCCCCGTGGCGATGGAGGCCGTGCTGGAGGCCACCCACCCGCTGGCCGAGGACGACCCGGAGCAGCGCGGCGGCATCATTGTCTTCGAGGTGCGGATCCAGCGCGTGCTGGTGCACGACGAGATCCGGGTGCCGGGCTCCGCCGACCGTATCGACCCGGACCGCTGGCGTCCGCTCATCATGAGCTTCCAGCACCTGTACGGGCTCGGGCCGCGGGTGCGGGAGTCGACGCTGGCGCGGATCCCGGAGCAGACCTACCGCGGGCCCGACATCGAGCGGTCCCGGGTGGCGGGGGGCGGCCGGGGCGCCCTTGACACCCGGCGGTGA